One Alligator mississippiensis isolate rAllMis1 chromosome 16, rAllMis1, whole genome shotgun sequence genomic region harbors:
- the LOC106737389 gene encoding uncharacterized protein LOC106737389, which produces MEKFRMSKETFFYVCNQLRPKLAHQSIHFHPVLPLEKRVAVALWHLATNVEYQIISLLFGVGPSTVQKCVQEVSYAVVLLLKPVYLHLPSEKELENMVCIFRARWRFPHCIGALDSLRIPINAPLHLSADYCNSQGWHSILTQAVVDGLGQFWDVCAGFPGSMENSAMLESLSLWVLARDGYLFPNPPKHFMGRAQKYVLLGDASYTLQDWILKPYQEDGKLTQQQLQFNYCLKRVHSVIENAFLRLKARWQFLLKCDDCSLDLLPTMILACCTLHNVCEAHDNPFNDEWLEVIQQRSQNLVTLCPHLWTTAVLSKCEISCASTLKAVEKADGYRDSDHML; this is translated from the coding sequence ATGGAGAAGTTCCGGATGTCTAAGGAGACTTTCTTCTACGTGTGCAACCAGCTGCGGCCCAAGCTGGCGCATCAGAGCATCCACTTccacccagtgctgcctctggaaAAGAGGGTAGCTGTGGCCCTTTGGCATTTGGCCACCAATGTAGAATACCAGATTATCAGCCTTCTTTTTGGGGTGGGCCCCTCCACAGTACAAAAGTGTGTCCAGGAGGTGAGCTACGCGGTTGTCCTGCTGCTAAAGCCAGTCTACCTCCATCTGCCCAGTGAAAAGGAACTGGAGAACATGGTGTGCATCTTCAGGGCCAGGTGGAGATTCCCACATTGCATCGGTGCCTTGGACAGCCTCCGCATCCCCATCAATGCGCCTTTGCACCTCAGTGCTGACTACTGCAACAGCCAGGGCTGGCACTCCATCCTCACACAGGCTGTGGTGGATGGGTTAGGCCagttctgggatgtctgtgctgGCTTccccggcagcatggagaacagtgCCATGCTGGAGAGTTTGAGCTTGTGGGTGTTAGCCAGAGATGGCTACTTGTTcccaaaccccccaaaacatTTCATGGGGAGGGCACAAAAGTATGTCCTACTGGGAGATGCATCTTACACTTTGCAAGACTGGATCCTCAAGCCTTACCAGGAAGATGGGAaactcacccagcagcagcttcagttCAACTACTGCCTGAAGCGAGTCCACAGTGTGATTGAGAATGCCTTCCTGCGCCTCAAGGCTCGCTGGCagttcctcctgaagtgcgatgaCTGTAGCCTGGACCTGCTGCCCACCATGATACTTGCCTGTTGCACTCTGCACAACGTATGCGAGGCACATGACAACCCCTTCAATGATGAGTGGCTGGAGGTCATCCAGCAGAGATCCCAAAACCTTGTCACCCTGTGCCCACAT